In Geopsychrobacter electrodiphilus DSM 16401, a single window of DNA contains:
- a CDS encoding PTS sugar transporter subunit IIA, producing MKISEILDPKAIVANLQATGKDAALAELTDALLTVAPGLKRDDVLKVLHERERLGSTGIGDGVAIPHGKLKGMPSLMLAFGRSTVGVDFESMDGQPAHLFFLLLAPEESVGVHLKALARISKLLKDVTVRQLMINATSAEEIYQLICERQE from the coding sequence ATGAAAATTAGTGAGATATTGGACCCGAAGGCAATTGTGGCGAATCTGCAGGCAACTGGTAAAGATGCTGCTCTTGCCGAATTGACCGATGCCCTGTTGACAGTCGCTCCAGGTCTTAAGCGTGATGACGTTTTAAAGGTCCTGCACGAGCGTGAGCGCCTGGGGAGTACCGGTATCGGAGATGGGGTTGCTATCCCACACGGCAAACTGAAAGGGATGCCGTCTTTGATGCTGGCATTTGGCCGGAGCACTGTGGGGGTTGATTTTGAATCGATGGATGGGCAACCGGCGCATCTTTTTTTCTTGCTGCTGGCACCTGAAGAGTCTGTCGGGGTTCATCTGAAAGCCCTGGCGCGAATTTCTAAACTGTTGAAAGATGTCACGGTACGTCAATTGATGATTAATGCAACCAGTGCAGAAGAGATCTACCAGCTTATCTGTGAGCGCCAAGAGTAA
- the hpf gene encoding ribosome hibernation-promoting factor, HPF/YfiA family: MQIAVTFRHMETSDAVRTYIEEKLSRVKKYIDEPIDAQVVLSVQKKIHHRAEVTMVAKGLTMKSSEETADMYSAIDLMVDKIERQLKKYKEKLKQHKSSNADSRQLNKSVLVASSVDEGAAEPEIVRSHSFFIKPMSVEEAVMQMDLLDKNFLVFTDDRSAEMNVVYRRNDGNYGLIVPQDS, from the coding sequence ATGCAAATTGCTGTAACTTTTCGTCATATGGAAACCAGTGACGCCGTCCGTACCTATATTGAGGAGAAGCTTTCCCGGGTAAAGAAATACATTGACGAGCCGATTGATGCTCAGGTTGTATTGTCGGTCCAGAAGAAGATTCATCATCGGGCTGAGGTGACCATGGTTGCCAAGGGCTTGACGATGAAAAGTTCCGAAGAGACAGCCGATATGTATTCAGCTATCGATCTGATGGTCGACAAGATAGAACGGCAACTGAAAAAATATAAAGAGAAGCTCAAACAACATAAAAGCAGTAATGCCGATAGCCGCCAGTTGAATAAATCGGTTCTCGTGGCCAGCAGCGTTGATGAAGGTGCGGCGGAACCTGAAATTGTTCGCAGCCACTCATTTTTTATAAAACCGATGTCAGTTGAAGAAGCGGTGATGCAGATGGATTTGCTCGACAAAAACTTTCTGGTTTTCACTGACGATCGATCCGCAGAGATGAATGTTGTCTATCGCAGAAATGATGGCAACTATGGACTGATTGTTCCACAGGATAGTTGA
- the rpoN gene encoding RNA polymerase factor sigma-54 produces MALDLRLQVKLSQQLVMTPQLQQAIKLLQLSRMELVDVVTEELAENPLLEEGDDQPVSDLQSEEKPAVEEGSEEIKGESEGVDDIDWQTYLEGYSLSSTTTTDVYEDNEDRPSFESLLTKKSTLFDHLMWQLNMSKVPEAEHLAAAEIIGNIDDAGYLHANLEDICMATSVTEKIAQQALDRVQMFDPAGVAGRNLQECLLLQLERLGLQDSLSAVILRDHIDDIEGRKYPVIARALKVSLDDVLLAAKIVSELDPRPGRAFNQEDIHYISPDIFVHKVGDEYVVTLNDEGLPNLRINSFYRSALTNSDSVDKKAGEYIQDKMRSAVWLIKSIHQRQRTIYKVTKSIVKFQRQFFEYGIEHLKPLVLRDVAEDIEMHESTVSRVTTNKYVQTPQGLFELKYFFNSGISTTDGDSVASESVKIRIKEIVAKEDPKKPLSDQKIVQLLKESDIHIARRTVTKYREMLGIGSSTERKRLF; encoded by the coding sequence ATGGCTTTAGATCTACGCTTACAAGTCAAGCTCAGTCAGCAACTTGTTATGACTCCCCAGTTGCAACAGGCGATTAAGCTGTTGCAGCTGTCACGGATGGAGCTGGTCGATGTTGTGACCGAGGAGTTGGCCGAAAATCCCTTGCTCGAGGAGGGAGATGACCAGCCGGTATCTGACCTTCAGTCCGAAGAGAAACCGGCCGTAGAAGAGGGTTCGGAAGAGATTAAAGGCGAATCGGAAGGGGTTGATGACATTGACTGGCAGACGTACCTCGAGGGTTACAGTCTCAGCAGTACAACAACCACCGATGTCTATGAAGATAACGAAGATCGGCCTTCATTTGAAAGCCTGCTTACCAAAAAAAGTACTCTCTTTGATCATCTGATGTGGCAACTCAATATGTCGAAGGTCCCTGAAGCTGAGCATCTGGCGGCGGCAGAGATTATCGGGAATATTGATGACGCCGGTTATCTGCACGCCAATCTTGAAGATATCTGCATGGCCACCTCCGTTACCGAGAAAATAGCTCAACAAGCATTAGATCGTGTGCAAATGTTTGATCCGGCTGGAGTCGCAGGGCGCAATCTGCAGGAGTGCTTATTGCTTCAATTAGAGCGACTGGGTTTGCAGGATTCACTGTCGGCCGTCATTTTACGAGATCACATTGATGATATTGAAGGACGAAAATATCCGGTGATTGCTCGTGCTCTGAAGGTCTCGCTTGACGACGTTCTGTTGGCGGCCAAAATCGTCTCTGAACTTGATCCCCGGCCAGGAAGAGCCTTTAATCAGGAAGATATCCATTATATCTCGCCCGATATCTTTGTGCATAAGGTTGGCGACGAGTACGTTGTTACCCTCAATGATGAGGGATTGCCGAATCTGCGGATCAACTCTTTTTATCGCAGTGCTCTGACCAACAGTGATTCGGTTGATAAAAAGGCCGGTGAATATATTCAGGATAAGATGCGCAGCGCCGTCTGGCTGATCAAGAGTATTCATCAGCGTCAGCGTACAATTTATAAAGTCACCAAAAGCATCGTAAAATTCCAACGGCAATTTTTTGAATACGGTATCGAACACCTGAAGCCTCTGGTGTTGCGCGATGTTGCTGAAGACATCGAGATGCACGAATCGACTGTCAGCCGTGTTACGACCAATAAATACGTTCAGACCCCTCAAGGTTTGTTTGAATTGAAATATTTTTTCAACAGCGGTATTTCCACTACAGACGGTGATTCTGTTGCTTCAGAAAGTGTTAAGATTCGGATTAAGGAGATTGTTGCAAAGGAAGACCCAAAAAAACCGCTCTCTGATCAAAAAATCGTTCAGTTGCTCAAGGAGAGTGACATCCATATTGCGCGTCGGACAGTCACTAAATATCGCGAAATGCTTGGTATCGGGTCTTCGACCGAACGGAAAAGATTGTTCTGA
- the lptB gene encoding LPS export ABC transporter ATP-binding protein — MKTLQARGLEKSYAGRKVVGGVDLTVCSGQVIGLLGPNGAGKTTSFYMVVGLARPDAGRVFLDDIDLTDLPMYQRARMGISYLPQEASVFRKMTVEENLLAILETLNLNKSEQLERLESLLEDFRIGHIRKSKGFALSGGERRRVEIARSLVLEPSFLLLDEPFAGIDPLAVIDIQGVIGQLRDRGIGILISDHNVRETLGVCDRAYILNQGELLEFGTPEEIACSEKARTIYLGEKFRL, encoded by the coding sequence GTGAAAACTTTGCAGGCGCGAGGACTTGAAAAAAGCTACGCCGGCCGCAAAGTCGTTGGCGGCGTCGACTTAACGGTTTGTTCCGGCCAGGTGATTGGACTTTTGGGCCCCAACGGTGCGGGGAAAACCACCAGTTTTTATATGGTTGTCGGTCTGGCGCGGCCGGATGCCGGGCGGGTGTTCCTTGATGATATCGACTTGACCGATTTGCCGATGTATCAGCGTGCCCGGATGGGAATCTCCTATTTACCGCAGGAAGCGTCGGTCTTCCGTAAAATGACAGTTGAAGAAAATCTGCTGGCCATTCTCGAAACCCTCAACTTAAACAAATCTGAGCAGTTGGAGCGACTCGAATCTCTTCTTGAAGATTTTCGCATCGGGCATATCCGAAAATCCAAAGGTTTTGCTCTCTCCGGCGGAGAACGGCGAAGGGTTGAGATTGCACGCTCTCTGGTTTTAGAACCTTCATTCCTGCTTCTGGATGAACCTTTCGCCGGAATTGATCCTCTGGCTGTCATTGACATTCAGGGCGTTATTGGACAATTGAGAGATCGCGGCATAGGTATATTAATCTCAGACCATAACGTGCGTGAAACCCTTGGGGTCTGTGATCGGGCCTATATTCTGAATCAGGGGGAGCTTTTGGAATTCGGGACACCAGAGGAAATAGCCTGCAGCGAGAAGGCACGCACGATCTATCTTGGTGAAAAGTTTAGACTTTAA
- the lptA gene encoding lipopolysaccharide transport periplasmic protein LptA: protein MTYCSWFLLLLLAASPAFASNAQKAASPEGPIEVTSMRMEADQQAGKVQFIGNVVGKRGGMTIYAEQMTLFFIENETGRKLERIEATGKVRIVDAERVATADHLDFLQATEKMTLSGHAEVHQAGNLVEGDEIEIFLRENRSLVKGGREGRVRAIFTPEQEKK from the coding sequence GTGACTTATTGCAGTTGGTTCCTGCTGTTACTCTTAGCGGCTTCTCCGGCGTTTGCCTCCAATGCTCAGAAAGCAGCCTCCCCTGAGGGCCCGATCGAAGTAACATCCATGCGCATGGAAGCTGATCAGCAGGCGGGCAAGGTTCAGTTCATCGGGAACGTTGTTGGAAAACGTGGCGGGATGACTATTTACGCTGAACAGATGACCCTTTTTTTTATAGAGAATGAAACCGGTAGAAAGCTTGAGCGGATTGAAGCGACAGGGAAGGTGCGGATCGTTGATGCCGAACGGGTTGCTACCGCCGATCATCTGGACTTTTTGCAAGCGACTGAGAAAATGACCTTGAGCGGTCATGCCGAGGTTCATCAGGCCGGCAATCTTGTTGAGGGTGACGAAATTGAAATTTTTCTGCGTGAGAACCGATCTCTGGTCAAGGGCGGTCGGGAAGGCCGGGTTCGGGCTATATTTACCCCTGAACAGGAGAAAAAGTGA
- the lptC gene encoding LPS export ABC transporter periplasmic protein LptC — MAAAGKRRFRAQRLILVLILLVLFGLVGMLLRSNLFDAPVTEVIEKLPDNVDLGLDRVHYSQNENGATSWVLDADRAAYQRKEEELVLTAVELTFFNAGRFGEMKLKAASGVLHRQQKKIDLAGNVHITMSTGENFQAETLHLDYALKIASTKDPVRMWGRQLELTGIGMRLDLNQGKLQLLEKIHALFDERLSKGASR, encoded by the coding sequence TTGGCCGCAGCAGGTAAAAGACGATTTCGGGCTCAGCGTCTGATCTTGGTGCTGATCCTTCTGGTGTTGTTTGGGTTGGTTGGAATGCTCTTGCGCAGTAATCTCTTTGACGCCCCGGTTACTGAGGTTATTGAAAAGCTTCCTGATAATGTTGATCTGGGTCTGGACAGGGTTCACTATAGTCAGAACGAAAACGGAGCCACCAGTTGGGTGCTTGATGCTGATCGTGCCGCATATCAGCGTAAAGAGGAAGAGCTGGTTTTAACCGCTGTCGAACTGACTTTTTTTAATGCCGGACGTTTTGGCGAGATGAAACTGAAGGCGGCGTCGGGTGTCCTTCATCGGCAGCAGAAGAAAATAGACCTCGCCGGAAACGTCCATATTACCATGAGTACCGGTGAAAACTTTCAGGCTGAAACCCTGCACCTTGATTATGCTCTAAAAATAGCTTCGACCAAGGATCCGGTGCGAATGTGGGGGCGTCAACTCGAGCTAACCGGAATCGGCATGCGCCTCGATCTGAATCAGGGGAAGTTGCAACTTCTCGAAAAAATCCATGCCCTGTTTGATGAACGTTTAAGTAAAGGAGCATCCAGGTGA
- a CDS encoding KdsC family phosphatase, producing the protein MQRKAAGIKLLLLDVDGVMTNGQIIYDGAGNELKMFHVRDGHGLKLLQRAGIKVGIITGRSSQVVSRRAAELDIEILYQGALNKLDPYLEIVTQSGLREEQIAYMGDDLIDLPVLRRVGFSATVADADADVRGLVDYVSKFSGGAGAVREICDLLLKAGGHWDEVTARYFSADR; encoded by the coding sequence ATGCAACGAAAAGCTGCCGGAATCAAACTTCTCCTGCTCGATGTCGATGGTGTGATGACCAATGGTCAGATTATTTATGATGGTGCTGGCAACGAATTGAAGATGTTTCACGTGCGTGATGGTCACGGACTTAAGCTGCTTCAGCGCGCCGGGATCAAGGTTGGAATTATCACCGGCCGCTCCTCTCAGGTCGTTTCACGGCGAGCTGCGGAGCTCGATATCGAAATCCTCTATCAGGGGGCCCTCAACAAGCTTGACCCCTATCTTGAAATTGTCACCCAGAGTGGTCTCAGGGAAGAGCAGATCGCTTACATGGGGGATGATTTGATCGACCTGCCTGTCCTGCGACGGGTTGGGTTTTCCGCTACGGTCGCCGATGCAGACGCTGATGTCAGAGGGCTGGTAGATTATGTTTCGAAGTTTTCAGGTGGGGCGGGTGCCGTGCGCGAAATTTGCGATCTGTTGCTGAAGGCGGGTGGTCACTGGGACGAGGTGACGGCGCGCTATTTCTCAGCCGACAGGTAG
- a CDS encoding KpsF/GutQ family sugar-phosphate isomerase encodes MKMIESARRVLQIEADAVLAMIPRLNGDFTRAVQAILKCEGRIVVTGMGKSGLICQKISATLASTGTPALFLHPAEGIHGDLGMMTKNDLVLAVSNSGETEEICRILPVIKRMGLPLIGMAGNSKSTLAQASDIFLDISVAEEACPLGLAPTASTTATLAMGDALAVVLLEQRGFRAEDFALFHPGGALGKRLLLRVENLMHSANAIPRVNSGTLLREALFEITEKQMGVTGVVNDAGELLGVFTDGDLRRVMETGLESLKKPIDEVMTSTPKRILQRNLAAKALQVMETYSITSLFVFADEDGRVPVGIVHLHDLLKAGVV; translated from the coding sequence ATGAAAATGATCGAATCAGCCAGAAGAGTTCTCCAGATTGAAGCGGATGCCGTATTGGCCATGATCCCACGACTCAATGGGGATTTTACCCGTGCGGTTCAAGCGATCCTGAAATGTGAAGGCCGTATAGTCGTGACCGGCATGGGTAAATCTGGGCTGATCTGTCAAAAAATTTCAGCGACCCTGGCATCGACCGGAACCCCGGCACTGTTTCTTCATCCCGCCGAAGGGATTCATGGCGATCTCGGCATGATGACCAAGAACGATCTGGTATTGGCGGTTTCAAACTCGGGCGAAACCGAAGAGATCTGTCGCATCCTGCCGGTGATCAAACGCATGGGGTTGCCCTTGATCGGCATGGCTGGAAATTCAAAGAGCACGCTTGCCCAGGCCTCAGATATTTTTCTTGATATCAGCGTGGCCGAAGAGGCTTGCCCCCTCGGACTAGCTCCCACCGCAAGTACCACTGCAACCCTGGCGATGGGGGACGCGTTGGCGGTTGTGCTCCTCGAGCAACGTGGATTTCGCGCTGAAGATTTTGCGCTCTTCCATCCTGGCGGCGCTCTTGGTAAACGCCTGTTGCTACGCGTTGAAAATCTGATGCATTCCGCAAATGCCATCCCGCGGGTCAACAGTGGAACCCTGTTGCGCGAGGCCCTTTTCGAAATAACCGAGAAACAGATGGGGGTGACGGGTGTCGTTAACGATGCAGGGGAGCTCCTTGGTGTCTTCACCGATGGTGACTTGCGACGTGTCATGGAGACGGGCCTGGAAAGTCTGAAAAAACCGATTGATGAGGTGATGACCAGCACTCCGAAACGGATACTGCAACGAAACCTTGCCGCCAAGGCGTTGCAGGTGATGGAAACCTATTCGATTACCTCTCTGTTTGTGTTTGCCGACGAGGATGGTCGGGTGCCTGTCGGAATTGTCCACCTACATGATCTGCTTAAGGCCGGAGTGGTTTGA
- the kdsA gene encoding 3-deoxy-8-phosphooctulonate synthase — MKIVEIGPVHCGGGLPLVLFAGPCAIESEGLCLRIAERLKMLSEELGFPLIFKASYDKANRTSVDSFRGLGMDEGLRILQKVKDEFELPVISDVHDISQIKAAAQVLDVLQIPAFLSRQTDLLVAIGLTGKPVNVKKGQFMAPWDIEHGIGKIRSTGNEQILLTERGASFGYNNLVTDMRSLVIMRETGYPVVYDATHSVQLPGGAGGTSSGQRQYVGALSRAAVATGIDGLFWEVHEDPDNALCDGPNSLPLDSLKQMLQQMMAIDALVKS, encoded by the coding sequence ATGAAGATTGTCGAGATTGGCCCGGTTCACTGCGGGGGGGGACTGCCGCTGGTGCTCTTTGCCGGCCCCTGTGCTATCGAGAGCGAGGGGCTCTGTCTGCGCATCGCGGAGCGTCTCAAAATGCTCAGCGAAGAGTTGGGTTTCCCGTTGATCTTCAAGGCCAGTTACGATAAGGCGAATCGGACCTCGGTCGACTCTTTTCGCGGTTTGGGGATGGATGAAGGTCTGCGGATTTTGCAGAAGGTCAAGGATGAGTTTGAGCTGCCAGTGATCTCGGATGTTCACGATATCTCACAAATTAAAGCCGCCGCCCAAGTTCTGGATGTCTTGCAGATCCCGGCTTTTTTGAGTCGTCAGACCGACCTGCTGGTGGCCATCGGCCTGACCGGCAAACCGGTCAATGTTAAAAAGGGACAGTTTATGGCGCCCTGGGATATCGAGCATGGCATCGGCAAGATCCGGTCGACCGGTAATGAGCAAATTCTGCTGACCGAGCGTGGCGCGAGTTTCGGTTACAATAATCTGGTGACAGATATGCGTTCGCTTGTGATCATGCGCGAAACCGGCTACCCGGTGGTTTATGATGCCACTCACTCAGTCCAGCTTCCCGGTGGTGCCGGGGGGACTTCCAGTGGCCAGCGTCAGTATGTGGGAGCGCTGTCACGTGCGGCAGTAGCTACGGGGATCGACGGGCTCTTCTGGGAGGTGCATGAAGATCCGGACAACGCCCTGTGTGACGGTCCGAACTCACTCCCACTGGACAGCCTCAAGCAGATGCTGCAACAGATGATGGCGATTGATGCGCTGGTCAAATCCTGA
- a CDS encoding CTP synthase, translating into MKTKFLFVTGGVVSSLGKGLAAASIGALMEARGLKVSMQKMDPYINVDPGTMSPFQHGEVFVTDDGAETDLDLGHYERFTTALLSKKSNFTTGQIYDSVIRKERRGDYLGGTVQVIPHITNEIKEKILANAKGVDIAIIEVGGTVGDIESLPFLEAIRQFRSDRGRDNVLYIHLTLVPYIQTAGELKTKPTQHSVKELREIGIQPDLLLCRCDREIPHDMKAKIALFCNVPEDAVITARDVPSIYDVPLAFHEQGLDERIVDYLNIWTKAPDLAAWKRISKRVSDPKKFTRIAIVGKYVDLTESYKSLAEALTHGGIANNSKIELEYIDSESIERLGVNGVFDKVDGILVPGGFGERGSEGKIAAIHYARENNIPFFGICLGMQMAVVEFSRHVCGIDDAYSREFNEETQNPVIDLMEHQKKVDTKGGTMRLGAYPCELQEGTLARRIYGQQHIDERHRHRYEFNNAYRQKLTDCGLTFSGLNTEADLVEIVELKDHPWFLACQFHPEFRSRPLDPHPLFESFIGACVKKQGK; encoded by the coding sequence ATGAAGACGAAGTTTCTCTTTGTCACCGGTGGTGTTGTTTCGTCCCTCGGAAAAGGGTTGGCCGCTGCGTCGATCGGCGCATTGATGGAGGCCCGTGGTCTCAAGGTATCGATGCAGAAAATGGACCCCTACATCAACGTTGATCCCGGGACCATGAGCCCGTTTCAGCACGGTGAAGTCTTTGTCACCGATGATGGCGCTGAGACCGATCTTGATCTGGGACATTACGAGCGCTTTACAACTGCGCTGCTCTCGAAAAAATCGAACTTCACCACGGGTCAGATCTATGATTCGGTCATCCGCAAGGAACGTCGGGGTGACTATCTTGGCGGCACTGTTCAGGTTATTCCTCATATTACCAATGAAATCAAAGAGAAGATCCTCGCCAACGCCAAAGGCGTAGATATCGCGATCATTGAAGTTGGTGGCACCGTCGGCGATATTGAATCTCTCCCTTTTCTGGAAGCGATTCGCCAGTTTCGTTCTGATCGCGGCCGCGATAATGTTTTGTATATTCATCTGACGCTGGTCCCGTATATTCAGACTGCCGGTGAGCTGAAGACCAAGCCAACCCAGCATAGTGTTAAAGAATTACGCGAGATCGGCATCCAGCCCGACCTGTTGCTCTGTCGTTGTGATCGCGAAATTCCCCACGATATGAAGGCGAAGATTGCCCTTTTCTGTAATGTTCCCGAGGATGCGGTTATTACCGCGCGTGACGTACCATCAATCTATGATGTGCCGCTTGCGTTTCACGAGCAGGGTCTTGATGAGCGGATCGTTGATTATTTGAATATCTGGACAAAGGCTCCTGATCTGGCTGCCTGGAAGCGGATTTCCAAGCGGGTCAGTGATCCCAAAAAATTTACGCGGATTGCAATTGTTGGCAAATATGTCGATTTAACAGAGAGCTACAAGTCGTTGGCCGAGGCTCTTACTCACGGCGGAATTGCCAATAATAGTAAAATTGAGCTGGAATATATCGATTCAGAATCGATTGAGCGGCTCGGCGTTAATGGTGTTTTTGATAAGGTCGACGGGATTCTTGTCCCCGGCGGTTTTGGCGAGCGGGGCAGTGAAGGGAAGATCGCGGCTATTCATTATGCGCGCGAGAATAATATTCCGTTCTTCGGCATCTGTCTCGGCATGCAGATGGCGGTGGTCGAATTTTCGCGTCATGTCTGCGGTATTGATGATGCCTATTCACGTGAATTCAATGAAGAGACCCAAAATCCGGTTATTGACCTGATGGAGCACCAGAAGAAGGTTGATACCAAGGGGGGAACGATGCGACTTGGGGCCTATCCTTGTGAATTGCAGGAAGGGACGCTGGCCCGTCGCATCTACGGGCAACAGCATATTGACGAGCGGCATCGGCATCGCTATGAGTTTAATAACGCTTACCGCCAGAAATTGACTGACTGCGGTTTGACCTTCTCGGGGCTTAATACCGAGGCCGATCTGGTTGAAATCGTTGAACTGAAGGACCATCCCTGGTTTCTGGCTTGTCAGTTCCATCCTGAATTTCGCAGTCGTCCGCTCGATCCTCATCCACTGTTTGAGTCCTTTATTGGTGCGTGCGTTAAAAAGCAGGGGAAATAG
- the kdsB gene encoding 3-deoxy-manno-octulosonate cytidylyltransferase — MKVTAVIPARFASTRFPGKPLALILGKTMIEHVYRRTLAAQTIDQVLVATDDQRIFDEVLAFGGEVMMTRGDHPSGTDRLAEVAAKIDTDIVVNVQGDEPLIVPQMIDEAVRPLLNNPALQMGTLCSRIDRIEDYLSPNVVKLVCDQQSRALYFSRAPIPAPRDIPAAELGQRLNELNARRHIGLYVYRREFLLRYPLLPQTPLEILESLEQLRAMEHGIDIHVALTSYDCHGVDTPEDLQRVAAIMQRENLSL; from the coding sequence ATGAAAGTTACCGCTGTTATTCCTGCCCGCTTTGCCTCGACCCGGTTTCCTGGCAAACCCTTGGCCCTGATTCTGGGTAAAACCATGATTGAGCACGTCTACCGGCGGACGCTTGCCGCGCAAACGATCGACCAGGTTCTTGTTGCAACCGATGATCAACGGATTTTTGACGAGGTTCTGGCCTTCGGTGGCGAGGTGATGATGACGCGTGGTGATCATCCTTCAGGGACGGATCGTCTGGCTGAAGTGGCGGCTAAAATTGACACGGATATTGTCGTCAATGTCCAGGGGGATGAACCATTGATTGTGCCGCAGATGATTGATGAAGCCGTACGCCCCTTACTGAATAATCCGGCCTTGCAAATGGGGACGCTCTGTAGCCGTATCGACCGGATTGAGGATTATCTCAGTCCCAACGTGGTGAAACTGGTTTGTGATCAGCAAAGCCGCGCACTTTACTTTTCGCGCGCCCCCATTCCTGCTCCGCGTGATATCCCGGCGGCTGAACTGGGCCAGCGTTTGAATGAATTGAATGCTCGCCGGCACATCGGCCTTTATGTTTACCGGAGAGAGTTTTTGCTGCGGTACCCTTTACTGCCCCAAACTCCGCTGGAGATATTGGAGTCTCTTGAGCAATTGCGCGCTATGGAGCATGGCATAGACATCCATGTGGCGCTGACCAGCTATGACTGCCATGGGGTAGACACGCCTGAGGATCTTCAGCGTGTTGCAGCGATTATGCAGCGCGAAAACCTCTCCTTATGA
- the purB gene encoding adenylosuccinate lyase, with translation MITDISPIDGRYATKVAPLSECFSEYALLKNRVKVEVMWLLALCKESGIPECRAVSSREEEQLRAIVTNFSPEEAEKIKKIEAVTNHDVKAVEYYLKDQITGSSLEELSEFLHFACTSEDINNLSHALMLKDGTAALRPLQEQIINTLKALAHEFKDIAMLARTHGQTASPTTVGKELAVFAARLQKQSSNIARVELLGKLNGAVGNFNAHLSAYPQVDWTRLAKGVIENDLGLVQNLFTTQIEPHDYMAELFDAMARWNTILTDLNRDLWTYISMAYFGQKTVTGEIGSSTMPHKVNPIDFENSEGNCGLANALFGHLSAKLPISRLQRDLTDSTVLRNMGVGFGYSMIAYHSTIKGLSKLKLNEQKLCDDLDNAWEVMAEPIQTVMRKAGIEKPYEKLKELTRGQKIDRETIRQFVEGLDLADEDKKRLLAMSPASYVGMAAKIVELLD, from the coding sequence ATGATTACCGACATCAGCCCCATTGACGGGCGTTACGCCACCAAAGTCGCCCCGCTCAGCGAGTGTTTTTCCGAATACGCCCTGCTCAAGAACCGGGTCAAGGTCGAAGTCATGTGGCTGCTCGCCCTGTGCAAGGAGAGCGGTATCCCTGAATGTCGCGCTGTCTCCTCCCGGGAAGAGGAACAGCTGCGTGCTATTGTGACCAACTTCAGCCCGGAAGAGGCCGAGAAGATCAAGAAGATCGAAGCGGTGACCAACCATGACGTCAAGGCGGTTGAATATTACCTGAAAGATCAGATTACCGGGTCTTCGCTTGAAGAGCTGTCGGAATTCCTCCACTTTGCCTGCACCTCGGAAGATATCAATAATCTGTCGCATGCCCTGATGCTAAAGGACGGCACCGCCGCCCTTAGGCCGCTGCAAGAGCAGATTATCAATACCCTTAAAGCTCTGGCACATGAGTTCAAGGATATCGCGATGCTGGCCCGCACCCACGGTCAAACCGCTTCACCGACGACAGTCGGTAAAGAGTTGGCGGTCTTCGCTGCGCGCCTCCAGAAACAGAGCAGCAACATCGCCAGGGTCGAACTGCTCGGCAAGCTCAATGGTGCGGTCGGCAATTTCAACGCCCACCTCTCCGCCTACCCGCAGGTCGACTGGACCAGACTTGCCAAAGGTGTCATCGAAAATGATCTGGGTTTGGTCCAGAATCTGTTCACCACCCAGATCGAACCGCACGACTACATGGCCGAACTCTTTGATGCCATGGCGCGTTGGAACACGATCCTCACCGATCTCAACCGCGACCTCTGGACCTACATCTCGATGGCCTATTTCGGCCAGAAGACGGTTACAGGCGAAATCGGTTCTTCGACCATGCCGCACAAGGTCAACCCGATCGACTTCGAAAATTCCGAGGGCAACTGTGGCCTGGCCAATGCCCTGTTCGGACATCTCTCTGCCAAGCTGCCCATCTCACGCCTGCAAAGAGATCTGACTGATTCCACGGTGCTGCGCAACATGGGGGTCGGTTTCGGTTACAGCATGATCGCCTACCATTCGACCATCAAAGGCTTGAGCAAGTTGAAGCTTAATGAACAGAAGCTGTGCGACGATCTCGACAACGCCTGGGAGGTCATGGCAGAACCGATCCAAACGGTGATGCGCAAGGCGGGGATCGAGAAGCCCTATGAAAAACTGAAGGAATTGACTCGTGGCCAGAAGATCGATCGCGAGACGATTCGCCAGTTTGTTGAAGGCCTCGACCTGGCTGATGAGGATAAAAAGCGCCTGCTCGCGATGAGTCCGGCGAGCTATGTCGGGATGGCGGCGAAAATTGTCGAGCTGCTCGACTGA